CATCTAATGCCTTTGCCATTACCTCGACAAACCTTCCTGTGCCTGCGGCACATTTATCATTCATCTCAAACTCTACAACGCGTCCGGTTTTGTCTACTCTTATTGCCTTTGTATCCTGTCCGCCAATGTCAATAATTGTCCTTGCATTCGGGAAAAGATAATTTACTCCTTTTGCAATGCAGGTTATTTCTGTAATGGACTTTTGTGCAAACAAGGCCCTTTTTCTGCCGCAGCCCGTAGCAACAACAAATGAAATGTCAGAAGCCTGTTTTGATGGATAGGCAAGCACTTTTTTAAGCGCATTCTCTGCAGATTTTTTAGAATCAGCCCCGGTCTGTGCTATCTCATAGCCAAGAATGCCCTTATCCTTATCAAAAAGGAGTGCTTCTGTTGTGATCGAACCTATATCAATCCCAGCAAATAACATGTATTAATGTTTCCTTTTACTCAATAATTGCAAGAACAGCATCTGCATCGACATCCTGACCAGCAGTAACTTTAATTTCTTTTATCACGCCACCTACCGGTGCTACAATAGGCATTTCCATCTTCATTGCTTCAAGGGTTGCAATCTGATCGTCTTCAGCGACTTTATCTCCAACATTCACAATAACATTAACAATTTTACCAACCATAGGAACAGTTACTTCTGTAGCCATCTTATCCTCCTTAAAATATGTTTTTAAGCCTTTCTGTATCCCAGAGCAAACTGGGCAATTATCATCTTCTGTACATTTGATGTGCCTTCAACAATCTGATAGGACTTTGCATCTCTTAAATATCTCTCAACGGGATATTCCGAAGAGAAGCCATAGGAACCGAATATTTTTACTGCTTCAGAAGCGCAGAAATTTGCAGATTCAGCGCAATAATATTTTGCCATAGAAGTCTCAAGCGTATTATTTATTCCCTGATCCTTCTGCCACGCTGCTCTGTAAAGAAGGAGTTTTGCTGCATCATGCTCGACCGACATTCTTCCGATCTGCTCCTGAATCATCTGGAACTGGCCTATTGCCTGGCCAAACTGCTCTCTCTCATTAGCATATTTACAGGCTTCTTCGATACATGCCTGTGATACGCCGACTGCTCTGGCTGCTGAACTTAAACGTGTAAAGTTAAGCATGGTCATGCAAATGTTAAAACCCTGACCAGGTTTTCCTACAAGGGCGCTTTTCGGTATCTTTGCTTCTTCAAAGAAAATTTCTCCGGTAGGTGCGCAGTGGAGGCCGAGCTTTGTTGTAATAGCTCTCTGAGTAATGCCGGGGGCATTAAAATCAATAAAGAATGCTGACATACCTTTGTGTTTTGCTGCTGTGTCTGTCATGGCATAAACAATACCGCAACCGCAGTAAGGTACGCCGGATATCCATGTTTTTGTACCGTTCAGAATATATCCGTCATCAACTTCTTTGGCAGTTGTCTTCATGCTTGCCACGTCAGAACCTGAATTTGGCTCTGTTATTGCAAAACAGCCGCCGCTTGTTCCTGCGATCAACCCAGGTAAAAACTGTTCTTTTAATTCCTCGCTTCCAAATTTGAGAAGTGCGTTCTGAGGACCGTTCATCTGAAGGTTAAAGGGAAGTCCCCATGAAGGGCTTACTCTTGCGAATTCCATTGCCATAAGGGTTGCTGCCGTATGGCCTTCCTCAAGTCCAAGTCCACCGTACTGTTCCGGAGCAATACAACCGAACATGCCCTGATCACCCATTTTTTTCAGAATCTCAGGACGATATTTAGATTCTTTCTCGTCTTCTTCCATAGTAGGTTTAATATTTTTTACAGCAAAATCATAGGCCATTTTACGCATTGATTCAAGTTCGTCAGAAAATTTGAATTCCATTATTTTCCTCTCCTTTCAATAAGAATGTGAAACAATTAACAAACTATATTAGCAAAGCATATTTTTCATGTCAAGCTTATTTTTTTAAAATGAGCAGGTGTTTACGGTTAATATTAAAAGGTTAACTATGAGAAGACAACGACAGATTGTGAATATAGTTTGAATTAAAAAAGGCAGGGATATAAAATTAACTGCTGCTGTTATGAAGGATTTTTTTATAATATTATGAAAATTCGAAAATGATTGCGAAGGCGGACAGGCTTTATATATAATTTATTGTAGTCAGTAATTAAACGATTCAGGGAGAAGTTTTGATTTTTAATAAAACGGGTTTGGTTAAGGATGATTTATATGTAACAGGTTTTCCATGGTCGCCGGTTTATCTTTTAGCTTCTGAACACCCGGTTATTTTCGAAGCAGGATTTTGCTGTATGGGCAGACATTATGAAAAAGATATAGTAAAACTATTGTATGAAAAAAAACCAGAGATGCTTTTTATAACACATGTTCACTATGATCATTGCGGAGCTGCGACATATCTGAAAAATGTATTTGAAGGCTTGAAAATAGGTGCGTCCAGAAGAGCTTCAGAGATAATACAAAGACCTAACGCGCAGGCATTAATGGTTAACTTAAGCGAAAATGTAATTAAATTAATTGAAAATATGGACAGTGTAAACAATGAAATGCTTGTTAGAGATCAATTTGAACCTTTTTATGTTGATACGATTCTTGAAGACGGACAGATAATTGATTTTAAGAACGGTTTATCCGTCCATGTTATAGCGAGTCCGGGGCATACAAGAGATATGTTGAGTTATTATATACCTGAGAAGAAATTTCTAATAGCAACAGAAACTGCTGGCTGCATGAGCCATACCGGCTCTATAATTACCGAATTTCTTGTTGATTACAATGATTACATAACATCCTTAAAGAGGCTTGCCAACCTGGAAGTAGATGTTTTATGTCAGGGACATCATTTTGTTTTTACCGGCAGTGACGTAAAGGAGCATTTTGAACGCTCTATTATTTCAGCAGAAAAGTTCAAAGAGACTGTCGAAGGACTTCTGAAATCAGAAGACAACTCAATTGAACAGGTAGTATCAATGATTAAAGCTCAGGAATATGATCCTAATCCTGGACCTAAGCAGCCCGAGAAGGCGTATTTGCTTAACCTGAGAAAAAGGGTAGGGCATCTGGCTGAAAAAATTGGGGCAAAAAAACATGACGACAATTAGTAATATGTTGTGAATAACCATCATTATTATATAATTATAAGGTAAAATGCCATGACAATTGTAGTAGCCCCCAATTAAGACCATATGGTAGGCTCTACTTAAAAATGTTACAACGATGCCTGGATAACAAAACTGCCTTACGAGTATCTTTTGTGGTTTTTGTCGGATCTTGTTATAGAAGAACCCTGAGGTGGACTGTGCAAGAGTAGACAATGGATTTGGGGGGTTGCTCAACCATTGCGTTCCATTCATTGC
This DNA window, taken from Pseudomonadota bacterium, encodes the following:
- a CDS encoding acyl-CoA dehydratase activase, producing MLFAGIDIGSITTEALLFDKDKGILGYEIAQTGADSKKSAENALKKVLAYPSKQASDISFVVATGCGRKRALFAQKSITEITCIAKGVNYLFPNARTIIDIGGQDTKAIRVDKTGRVVEFEMNDKCAAGTGRFVEVMAKALDVDLDKIGEISLQHKKELAISSICTVFAESEVISLVSEGEAIDDILYGIHKAIADRTLGLINRLGGIEEEVIMTGGVAKNIGVVKALESVLGASLKIHVEPQIVGALGAAILASEKA
- a CDS encoding acetyl-CoA carboxylase biotin carboxyl carrier protein subunit — translated: MATEVTVPMVGKIVNVIVNVGDKVAEDDQIATLEAMKMEMPIVAPVGGVIKEIKVTAGQDVDADAVLAIIE
- a CDS encoding acyl-CoA dehydrogenase family protein, which codes for MEFKFSDELESMRKMAYDFAVKNIKPTMEEDEKESKYRPEILKKMGDQGMFGCIAPEQYGGLGLEEGHTAATLMAMEFARVSPSWGLPFNLQMNGPQNALLKFGSEELKEQFLPGLIAGTSGGCFAITEPNSGSDVASMKTTAKEVDDGYILNGTKTWISGVPYCGCGIVYAMTDTAAKHKGMSAFFIDFNAPGITQRAITTKLGLHCAPTGEIFFEEAKIPKSALVGKPGQGFNICMTMLNFTRLSSAARAVGVSQACIEEACKYANEREQFGQAIGQFQMIQEQIGRMSVEHDAAKLLLYRAAWQKDQGINNTLETSMAKYYCAESANFCASEAVKIFGSYGFSSEYPVERYLRDAKSYQIVEGTSNVQKMIIAQFALGYRKA
- a CDS encoding MBL fold metallo-hydrolase produces the protein MIFNKTGLVKDDLYVTGFPWSPVYLLASEHPVIFEAGFCCMGRHYEKDIVKLLYEKKPEMLFITHVHYDHCGAATYLKNVFEGLKIGASRRASEIIQRPNAQALMVNLSENVIKLIENMDSVNNEMLVRDQFEPFYVDTILEDGQIIDFKNGLSVHVIASPGHTRDMLSYYIPEKKFLIATETAGCMSHTGSIITEFLVDYNDYITSLKRLANLEVDVLCQGHHFVFTGSDVKEHFERSIISAEKFKETVEGLLKSEDNSIEQVVSMIKAQEYDPNPGPKQPEKAYLLNLRKRVGHLAEKIGAKKHDDN